A genome region from Manis javanica isolate MJ-LG chromosome 3, MJ_LKY, whole genome shotgun sequence includes the following:
- the TIPARP gene encoding protein mono-ADP-ribosyltransferase TIPARP encodes MEMETTEPEPDCVVQPPSPTHDFSCQMRLSEKITPLKTCFKKKDQKRLGTETLRSLRPILNTLLESGSLDGVFRSRNQSADASSLRKPMVKKPLEINPSCPPAENNMSVLISDGTNVGGQISEAHPSTDAPEQVVPIQDHSFPSETINGTVEDSTAGHFQTDLLHPVSGDVPTSPDCIDKVMDYIPGGFQDSGFTIQYILDTSDKLSTELFQDKSEEASLDLVFELVNQLQYHTHQENGIEICMDFLQGTCIYGRDCLKHHTILPYHWQIKRTTTRKWQSVSNDSQEHLERFYCNPENDRMRMKYGGQEFWADLNTMNVYETAEFDQLRRLSTPSTRCVNSIYHTVWKVFCRDHFGWREYPESIIRLIEEANSRGLKEVRFMMWNNHYILHNSFFRREIKRRPHFHSCFILLPYLQTLGGVPTQAPPPLEATSSSQIICPDGVTSANFYPETWVYMHPSQDFIQVPVSAEDKSYRIIYNLFHKTVPEFKYRILQILRVQNQFLWEKYKRKKEYMNRKMCGRDRIINERHLFHGTSQDVVDGICKHNFDPRVCGKHATMFGQGSYFAKKASYSHNFSKKSSKGVHFMFLAKVLTGRYTMGSHGMRRPPPVNPNSVTSDLYDSCVDNIFEPQIFVIFNDDQSYPYFVIQYEEVSNTVSI; translated from the exons ATGGAAATGGAAACCACCGAACCTGAGCCAGACTGTGTAGTGCAGCCGCCTTCTCCTACTCATGACTTTTCATGCCAGATGAGACTCTCTGAGAAAATAACTCCATTGAAGActtgttttaagaaaaaagatcAGAAGAGATTGGGAACCGAAACCCTGAGGTCTTTGAGGCCAATATTAAATACTTTGTTAGAATCTGGCTCGCTTGATGGGGTTTTTAGATCTAGAAACCAGAGTGCGGATGCAAGCAGCTTACGTAAACCTATGGTGAAAAAACCCCTGGAAATCAATCCATCATGTCCACCAGCAGAAAACAACATGTCTGTCCTAATTTCTGATGGGACAAATGTCGGGGGCCAAATATCAGAAGCCCATCCTTCCACTGATGCTCCAGAACAAGTGGTTCCAATCCAGGATCACAGCTTTCCATCAGAAACCATCAATGGGACAGTGGAAGATTCTACAGCAGGGCACTTCCAGACTGATCTTTTACACCCAGTTTCAGGTGATGTTCCTACTAGTCCTGACTGCATAGACAAAGTCATGGATTACATTCCAGGGGGTTTCCAAGACAGCGGTTTTACAATCCAGTACATTTTGGACACCAGTGATAAGTTGAGTACTGAGCTCTTTCAGGATAAAAGTGAGGAGGCTTCCCTTGACCTTGTGTTTGAGCTGGTGAACCAGCTACAGTACCATACTCACCAAGAGAATGGAATTGAAATTTGCATGGACTTCTTGCAAGGCACTTGTATCTATGGCAGGGATTGTTTGAAGCACCACACGATCTTGCCATATCATTGGCAGATCAAGAGGACAACTACGCGTAAGTGGCAGAGTGTGTCCAACGATTCCCAGGAGCACTTGGAAAGATTTTACTGTAACCCAGAGAATGATAGAATGAGAATGAAGTATGG AGGACAAGAATTTTGGGCAGATTTGAATACCATGAATGTGTATGAAACAGCTGAATTTGACCAATTGCGAAGGCTGTCCACACCATCCACTAGATGTGTCAACTCTATTTATCACACAGTCTGGAAAGTCTTCTGTAGGGACCACTTTGGATGGAGAGAGTATCCTGAG TCTATTATTCGATTGATTGAAGAAGCCAACTCTCGGGGTCTGAAAGAGGTCCGGTTTATGATGTGGAACAACCACTACATTCTCCACAACTCATTCttcaggagagaaataaaaaggagacCCCACTTCCACTCCTGTTTTATACTGCTGCCATATTTACA GACCCTTGGTGGTGTTCCCACACAGGCTCCTCCACCTCTTGAAGCGACCTCATCATCACAAATCATCTGCCCAGATGGGGTCACCTCAGCAAATTTTTACCCTGAAACTTGGGTTTATATGCATCCATCTCAGGACTTCATCCAAGTGCCTGTTTCTGCAGAGGACAAAAGCTATCGAATAATTTACAATCTTTTTCATAAGACTGTGCCTGAGTTTAAATATAGGATTTTGCAAATATTGAGAGTCCAAAATCAATTTCTTTGGGAGAAATATAAAAG GAAAAAGGAATATATGAACAGGAAAATGTGTGGCCGTGACAGAATAATAAATGAGAGACATTTATTTCATGGAACATCCCAAGATGTGGTAGATGGAATCTGCAAGCACAACTTTGACCCTCGAGTCTGTGGAAAGCATGCTACAATGTTTGGACAAGGCAGTTATTTCGCAAAGAAGGCAAGCTACTCTCATAACTTTTCTAAGAAGTCATCCAAAGGAGTCCATTTCATGTTTCTGGCCAAAGTGCTAACTGGCAGATACACGATGGGCAGTCATGGCATGAGAAGGCCCCCTCCTGTCAACCCCAACAGTGTCACCAGTGACCTGTATGACTCTTGTGTGGATAATATCTTTGAGCCtcagatttttgtcatttttaatgatGACCAGAGTTATCCATATTTTGTTATCCAATATGAAGAAGTCAGTAACACTGtttccatttga